A genomic region of Mus musculus strain C57BL/6J chromosome 7, GRCm38.p6 C57BL/6J contains the following coding sequences:
- the Btbd1 gene encoding BTB/POZ domain-containing protein 1 isoform X1, with product MASLGSAAAGEPATGAEAEPGPPAPPPPPPPPPAPSPSALGPLLPLQREPLYNWQATKASLKERFAFLFNSELLSDVRFVLGKGRGAAAAGGPQRIPAHRFVLAAGSAVFDAMFNGGMATTSAEIELPDVEPAAFLALLRFLYSDEVQIGPETVMTTLYTAKKYAVPALEAHCVEFLTKHLRADNAFMLLTQARLFDEPQLASLCLDTIDKSTVDAISAEGFTDIDIDTLCAVLERDTLSIRESRLFGAIVRWAEAECQRQQLAVTFGNKQKVLGKALSLIRFPLMTIEEFAAGPAQSGILSDREVVNLFLHFTVNPKPRVEYIDRPRCCLRGKECCINRFQQVESRWGYSGTSDRIRQI from the exons ATGGCCTCGCTCGGGTCAGCCGCGGCCGGGGAGCCGGCGACCGGAGCTGAGGCGGAGCCCGGCCCTCCGGCCCCGCCGCCGCCTCCGCCGCCGCCACCGGCTCCCTCGCCGTCCGCTCTCGGGCCGCTGCTGCCCCTGCAGCGCGAGCCGCTGTACAACTGGCAGGCCACCAAGGCGTCGCTCAAGGAGCGCTTCGCCTTCCTCTTCAACTCGGAGCTGCTGAGCGATGTGCGTTTCGTGCTGGGCAAGGGCCGAGGCGCGGCGGCCGCCGGGGGCCCGCAGCGCATCCCCGCCCACCGCTTCGTGCTGGCGGCCGGCAGCGCGGTCTTCGACGCCATGTTCAACGGCGGCATGGCCACGACGTCGGCCGAGATCGAGCTGCCGGACGTGGAGCCCGCCGCCTTCCTGGCGCTGCTGAG ATTTTTGTATTCAGACGAAGTTCAAATTGGTCCAGAAACCGTTATGACCACTCTTTATACTGCTAAGAAATATGCAGTCCCTGCCTTGGAAGCACATTGCGTAGAATTTCTCACCAAACATCTTAGGGCAGATAATGCCTTTATGTTGCTTACTCAG GCGCGGTTGTTCGATGAGCCCCAGCTGGCTAGTCTTTGTCTGGACACCATAGACAAGAGCACAGTGGATGCAATCAGTGCGGAGGGGTTTACTGATATTGACATAG atacACTCTGTGCAGTTCTAGAAAGAGACACACTGAGTATCCGAGAAAGTCGACTTTTTGGAGCTATTGTACGTTGGGCAGAAGCAGAGTGTCAGAGACAACAACTGGCTGTGACATttggaaacaaacagaaagttcTAGGAAAAGCACTTTCCTTAATCCGCTTCCCACTGATGACAATTGAGGAGTTTGCAGCAG GTCCTGCTCAATCTGGAATTTTGTCAGACCGTGAAGTGGTAAACCTCTTTCTTCATTTTACCGTCAATCCTAAACCCCGAGTAGAGTACATTGATCGGCCACGATGCTGCCTCAGAGGAAAGGAGTGCTGCATCAACCGATTCCAGCAAGTAGAGAGCCGCTGGGGTTACAGTGGGACAAGCGATCGCATCAG GCAAATATAA